The Microplitis demolitor isolate Queensland-Clemson2020A chromosome 8, iyMicDemo2.1a, whole genome shotgun sequence genome has a segment encoding these proteins:
- the LOC128668429 gene encoding uncharacterized protein LOC128668429, which produces MVRLPFNDNVNKLGASYPSALRRFQSLEKRLVQDKEIGNEYTAFLQEYLDLGHMSLATESNVKDSDFYLPHHTVVKKDSLTTKTRVVFYASAKTSSGISLNDALMVSPKLQDDLFILLIRYRSYTIVLTADIKKMYRQIRVHPDDTKYQKILFRGNFSKPISTYILNTINYGTACASHLAIRSQQQLASDEGYAYPHAAVALKRDFYVDDLLTGTNTIPEAEVLRDELNEILKKGGFNLRKWASNEPFLLYKCYEHPVTTHMSLDPGTSIKTLGIHWNAREDSIFYSVNVCKLKTATKRSILSQIAKLFDPLGLLGPVILHAKMIMQSLWKTGVAWDESVPVNLHTSWTA; this is translated from the coding sequence ATGGTTCGGCTGCCATTTAATGATAATGTAAACAAACTTGGTGCTTCATACCCTTCAGCCTTGCGGCGTTTTCAATCACTTGAGAAACGTTTGGTGCAAGATAAAGAAATTGGAAATGAGTACACTGCCTTTTTGCAAGAATATCTAGATTTGGGTCACATGTCGCTTGCAACCGAGTCAAATGTTAAGGACTCGGACTTTTATCTTCCTCACCACACTGTAGTTAAAAAAGACAGCCTGACTACCAAAACTCGGGTCGTCTTTTACGCTTCTGCTAAAACTTCTAGCGGAATATCCCTAAATGACGCTCTCATGGTCAGCCCTAAGCTGCAGGACgacttatttattttgcttATTAGATATCGGTCTTATACTATTGTTCTTACTGCAGATATAAAGAAAATGTACCGTCAAATTCGGGTACATCCTGACGATACCAAATATCAAAAGATATTATTTCGAGGCAATTTTTCTAAACCTATTTCTACGTACATACTTAATACCATCAATTACGGCACAGCATGCGCTTCTCATCTTGCCATTCGTTCTCAGCAGCAGCTCGCTAGCGACGAGGGTTACGCTTATCCTCACGCTGCCGTAGCCCTAAAGCGCGATTTCTACGTTGACGACCTTCTTACTGGCACAAATACTATTCCGGAAGCCGAAGTGTTACGCGATGAGCtaaacgaaattttgaaaaaaggtGGCTTCAACTTACGAAAGTGGGCTTCAAATGAGCCCTTTCTCTTATATAAGTGCTACGAGCACCCAGTCACGACTCATATGTCACTTGACCCAGGCACGTCTATCAAAACTCTAGGCATTCATTGGAACGCCAGAGAGGACAGCATATTTTATAGCGTAAATGTCTGTAAGCTAAAAACAGCCACTAAACGCTCCATTTTATCTCAGATAGCCAAACTGTTCGATCCTTTGGGCTTGCTAGGTCCCGTCATATTACATGCAAAAATGATTATGCAATCCTTATGGAAAACTGGCGTCGCGTGGGACGAATCAGTTCCAGTCAACTTGCACACGTCATGGACTGCTTAG